AATTTTCAGCAAATGCTGCGATCGCACTTGAGCCAGCAATAATATATTCAGAAGTAACACTAATTCTTGCTTTTCTGGCGGAAATGATACCTATGCCTAACCCGATATCAATTAACCTGATAAACAATGGACATGAAACCTATCTATTCGCTAGCTATTTACCTAGTGTTTTAATTGTTTGGATCTATACTCTTCCTGAATCATTCCTGCAGAAATATATTTATTAGGAGATGCTTTGTAGATTACCTCTGCAAATTCTAACGCATCAGCAATTGAATAAAAAGTATTTATCACGCCAAAAGGCTCATCTGGATCAACCAACGAAAACGCATAGATGTCCAAGAAATCTTCATTTCCTTCGTCAAAGGATTCAAAATAAGTCACAGAAAAGCTTTCGTCGCTTTCCTTATCAATGCTTAACCATTTGAGTATGGTATAATCTGTTTCCTGAACAACACCCAACCATTGCTCCACAGACTTTCCTAGTCTCAATCTGGCTCTGATTTGATCATCCTTTAAATACTGTATCATAAATAAAAACCCAATAAATGAATTTAGTAAATTGCATTATGGAAAAGAAAACATTCTGGCAAATAGAAGAAGTGAGAAAGATATTTATATTGAAAACGTAAACGGTGATGACTATGACAAAATTAATGACAATCGAGGAAAATTTTTAAATTTCTTTATCCTATCCCAAGATATAAAAATTACCAAGAGTATGATTTATCAAGATGAATATGCTCCATTTATAATTGTGGGAGAAGGAGGACGTAACAAAGAAGATAGTATTGAGCGTATTAATTTAAGACTTCTAAGATTTTTAATGCAATTAAAAATAAGCTAAAAAAAGACGAGCTTATTGGTATGGGGGTAGAGGGTGGCTCTGCACTTCATAGTAATTATTTTTATCAAAAAAATCTGGTTGGCAAGAAAACCTTTAAAACAGATTTTTATAATGATAAAGCTCCATTAGTTAATGTAGAATAATTAGGTTCATAAACAAACGATGCAACCAGTGCGATGGTAAATTTTGTAGAATGCGAGCGTTAAAGAATAGTTTCTACTTTAGCGCCAATTATTTTTAGCATCCTCTCAAAGATATGGCTCAATCATATAACAGCCCGCTTAAAATTGCAGAAGATTTCAGGTAGTGGAATAAAAAGGATTTAAGGAAGGGATTTGATAACACTATATTAACATCTAACAAATATTTTTGTAGAAATTTCAAGAGCCCTATGGTGTCAGCAAAAATTATAGATCGTCATATAAACATGTGGTTAAATGGCGATGAAGCAGCATTTAAACACATTTTTGATCATTATTATCCGCGCTTATTGTCTGCTTCATTAAAACCGATCAAAAACCATCAGGATGCCGAAGAACTTGTGATGAATACATTGTTAAAAATCTGGCAGAATAAATATCGGATCGGTCAGATCAATGGTCATTTAACGAATTATCTGTTCGGAATACTGAGACAGGAGATTGCGGGTTTAGCACGAAAGAAAGTTCTCTTGACAACAGATTATGCGGATGTCCCGCTGCAGTTGCTAGGCTCCAATGATCATCCCCAGTTATCGATGAAGGAATTGCAGGCCGGTTATCAGGCTGCATTAGATAAGTTAAGTACCAAACAGCGAGAAATCTTCTTGATGAGCCGCAGTCAATTATTGACACAAAAAGAAATTGCGGAGCAAACAGGCCTCTCGATCCACACAGTAAATAACCACATCAGTTCAGCTTTAAAAATCATTCGTCGGGAATTAAAAGAATACCCTCATATCATCGTCTTAGCCTTTATAACCACACAATCTGTTACAGGACTGTTAAATTAAAATTAATAGATTATTAAGTTTAAAATTAAGCTAGTTATATCTGACCTATTGCACATTCTTATATAAAAAGGCAACAACAAGGCCTTCGGTATATGAGAATAGAACGACCATCACGCAAAGCGCTGATTACATATTTTGAGGGATCAAGTTCCCACGAAGAAGAAAAATTGATTCTTCATTATTTATCGTTGGATATCGATGCGGAATATATAGCATCCTGCATGAAAGAAGCTTGGTCCAACTTAGATGGAGAATCTATGATTCTCTCCGAAAGTCAGCAGATTCGCGCTTGGAATAATTTTCAGCTGCATCAAAAGGAACTGGTTCAATTTTCAGACGAAAGAAAACATAACTGGTTTGTTTACGCTGCCTGCATCGTTTTCCTCATCTTGAGTACAATGGGCATATTCTGGCACCAACAGTTCTCAGAGAAAGAGGCTACTTCTATCGTATATCATGCGGGATTTGGAAAACAGCAAAAAGTACACTTAAAGGACAGTAGTACCGTACTGCTCTTTCCGGGATCCTCCCTAAAAGTTACAGCTGATTTCAACCAAGCAGAAAGAAAAGTTTCATTATCCGGACGGGCATATTTTAAAGTTACACACAACAGCCAAAAGCCGTTTGAAGTACAAGCGGAGCGTTTGACAACAAAAGTATTGGGCACAAGCTTTGAAGTCAATACGGATAGGTTAGACCACCAACAAACAATCACCCTGCATACCGGGAAAGTAAATATTCGTGATAACAAATGCACGCTAGCCAATCTGCATCCAAACCAGCAGCTTATCTATGACCAAAAGAAGCATCTTTTCAGGATAATCAATGTGGATGCATCCCAGACGCTGTCATGGATCAATGGTGAGCTCAGCTATGACCTGGTCCCGCTCCAGCAAATCTGTCTCGATCTTGAGAAATGGTATAATGTCAAGATCGAAATCAAGGACCGTCAGCTAGCCAACAAAAAGATAAGTACAAGCTTCAAAAATACACCAATACAAGAAGTGCTACATATTATTTCCCTTGCGACGGGAATGTCATACACAATAAAAGGAAATCTTATCAAAATCTATTAAAAGAAAGGAGATGAACAAGAGAAACAAATAAAAAAACCGTCCTGTTGACGCAGAACGGTTAAATCTTAGGCTTAATAAACTTCGCCTATTTAACTCAAAATCCGGGATTAAGGCCCATTGAATTTTAAATACAAATGAAAGAAATTTTATTAAAAAAAAGAAAGAAAAAACTGTATATCATTGTACACGTGCTAGTTCTCACGTTATGTCTCTTAAGTTCGTCATCTGTCATGTCCCAAATACTTGAAAAGAGAATTAGATTGTCTACGGGAGACATCAGCGGTTTACAGATTATTACCGCAATAAAGGAACAGGTCCCCGGCGTCCGATTTACTTTTGACGAACAGACAAATTCAAAATTAAAAGGTCATATTGACAACTCTACTTCTTCTTTAACCTTGGAGGAACTGCTTTTATTGATCAAAAAGAAGTTGGGAATCAATTATGAGAATGAGGGTCAAAACATCATCTTCAGTTTGCCTCCAGCTCCCCAAAAACCGGTGCAACAGAAAGGCAATGGTGCTATCAAAGGCCGTATTGTGGAATTTGAGAGCTCACAACCTCTTCCGGGCGCAACAGTCTATATCAAAGAGCTAAAAAAAACGGTGCAAAGTGATCAACAGGGTTATTACCATTTCATAGATCTTCCCTCGGGAACGTATTCATTGCAGGCCTCTTTTATAGGGTTCAGGCCCGAAGTAAGTACCATACGGGTTTCTGCAACAAAGGAAGAAACTTATGACATCAGGCTTCAGGGAGCAAATGTCCTGGACGAAGTCGTCATTACCAATTCGAGAAAAATCAGGACCGCCGTAGCCCATACTTCGGAAAGACAGCTACTCTCAGAAATTAAGAATGCGCAGACGCTGACCAGTGGAATATCGAGTCAGGAGATCAGCAAATCAGCTGATCGAAATGCGGCCGAGGTGGTCAAAAAAATTGCTGGTGTAACAGTGAGAGACAACAAATTTATTATTATCCGAGGGATGAACGAACGCTATAACCTGACTTATCTGAATGGCAATATCGCACCGTCAACCGAACTTTACTCCAGGGCATTTTCATTGGATCTTATTCCAAGCCGCATCATAGACCGAATTTTGGTCTATAAATCACCGGCACCGAACCTCATGGCGGATATGACTGGCGGTGCTGTAAAAATATTTACCAAGGATGCACGGAACATCAAGCATTTTGATCTGGAACTACAGTTGGGAGTCCGCCCCAATACAGCATTTTCTTCACAGTTTCTAACCTATCAGGGGAGTGGAACTGATTTTCTGGGATTTGATAATGGATTACGAAAATTGCCATCTGCAGTACCAGGATATGGAGATTTTACGAAAGCAACTTTGGTTCAGAAGAGTTATGTCGATAACTTCAGTCCATATCTGCAATATGGTCATAAACTTATGCTCCCCATGATGCAATTAACAGCCAACTACTACGATTCATTTAAGCTCGGGTCAAAAAGAGTAAGCATGTTGAGTTCGCTGAGCTATAAAAGTGAGGGGCAGCAATATGCGGTTAATCGTGCCAACAGCTTTTATGGAGGTGATCTCGATAGAACCCATGTGGTCACGCAGGAAAATCAAAGCACGGAAATGGCCCAACTGAATTTATTGCAGAACTTCACTTATGTGATCAAAGACAGCAGCACGCTTATGTTTAAGAATTATTTTTTACAACAAGGTCAAAGCGGCACTGTGGTAAGGACAAGCAAAAATGATCAATACCTCGTCAACGAGCAATCAAATGACCTCGCCTATTTAACTGGGCTGACCTGGAGAGACCGTAGCCCCGGCTTTGATCTACAGGAGCGAAATATCATCTTAAGCTATACGCAGCGGTCGCTATATTCGGGAAATTTTAGCGGCGATCATTATTTGGAAAAAGGAAAGCAGCGATTGGAATGGAACCTGGGTTACACATACAGTATTCAGAAAATCCCCGATCAGCGGGTAATCCGTTTTCAAAGGAACCGTCAAGATGGCGCCAGAGTCATACTGCCCGGCCCGGAAAACCTCAATTGGACTGCGGCTTATCGTTATGTCCCCGGACCTGATGATATTGAAAACAAAGACAATAGCCTGGACCGTGGAATGTTATCAAGGTCCTGGTCGCAAAATACTGAAAATGTCTACAATGGCTCTGTTGATTACACTTACAAATTACAGCCTTGGATTACCCTTAAGGCGGGTACATACCAACAATGGAAATCCAGAAAATTGTTCAGACGGGTCTATACTTTAAACGAAGGAGATTTGAACAGTGCCGGTTATCCGGAAAATCCTGTTATCGGCGGCAATGGAAATTTTATGGATTTTAGTAAAGTGTTCTTTCAGGAACAAGATCTGGGAAAAGTCTGGAGCACGGACTACCTCAGAGATGATGGTAGCGCATTGAAGATATTCGACCGCACCAGTGGCTCCGATGCCTACATCGCGACCGAGCAATTAAATGCTGGTTACGCTGCCATAAGTCTTCTCCCCTTCCACCAAAAATTGGATATCTATGGTGGTTTACGCGTAGAACACAACCGCCAGAAGGTCGCTGGTGCAATTCCACCTGAACGTGTCGGTGACGTGAACAAACCCGTTCTTGTTGATAACAAAAGGACAAACTATCTCCCCTCGCTCAATATAGGCTACCGACCGACCCAACAAATGGTGCTCAGGCTAGCCTATGGACAAACGGTAAATAGACCTGAATTCAGAGAATTATCACCCTATAGTGAGCTCGATTACCTCAACAACCAGACCATTAAAGGTAATAATCTTTTGAAGCCTGCTGAAGTAAAAAACTACGACATGCGGATTGAATGGTATCCGAAAGATAATGTAAATGCCGAAGTACTTAGTGTCGGGGCATTTCACAAAAAGCTGAAATCGCCGATCGAACGGATGATTTATAGAAGTTTGTATTTTGGAGGGCCGGCTACCGTTAGTTTTGGAAATGCAGACCAAGCCACAGTAAAAGGAATAGAGCTTGAAGTACGGAAAAACCTAGGATTTATGTCCAGCAGCTTCTTCAGTAATCTGTCGGTATCCGCCAATATTACCTGGATTAAAAGTGAGGTCAAAAAAAATATAGACACCACAATAAATAAAAATATAAATCCTGGTCTGAATCCCTATTACACGCGTCAATTGCAGGGACAATCCCCATATATCTTTAATGCAGGCCTCTACTACGACAACGCCGGGTCGGGCACAAAAGTAGCATTAAACTGGAATTTAACTGGTCCGAGTATCTATGCCGCAGCCAATGGTTCTGCCTTCAACGTGGATCTTCAGGGTACTGTGCCCATTATCAATCAAGGCGAACAGGGAAGTTTAATTGAACTGAAAAGACAGCTGCTTGATTTTGCTCTGACACAAAGGCTATTAAAAAGTCTTCAATTCAA
The window above is part of the Sphingobacterium sp. ML3W genome. Proteins encoded here:
- a CDS encoding sigma-70 family RNA polymerase sigma factor; its protein translation is MWLNGDEAAFKHIFDHYYPRLLSASLKPIKNHQDAEELVMNTLLKIWQNKYRIGQINGHLTNYLFGILRQEIAGLARKKVLLTTDYADVPLQLLGSNDHPQLSMKELQAGYQAALDKLSTKQREIFLMSRSQLLTQKEIAEQTGLSIHTVNNHISSALKIIRRELKEYPHIIVLAFITTQSVTGLLN
- a CDS encoding TonB-dependent receptor gives rise to the protein MSQILEKRIRLSTGDISGLQIITAIKEQVPGVRFTFDEQTNSKLKGHIDNSTSSLTLEELLLLIKKKLGINYENEGQNIIFSLPPAPQKPVQQKGNGAIKGRIVEFESSQPLPGATVYIKELKKTVQSDQQGYYHFIDLPSGTYSLQASFIGFRPEVSTIRVSATKEETYDIRLQGANVLDEVVITNSRKIRTAVAHTSERQLLSEIKNAQTLTSGISSQEISKSADRNAAEVVKKIAGVTVRDNKFIIIRGMNERYNLTYLNGNIAPSTELYSRAFSLDLIPSRIIDRILVYKSPAPNLMADMTGGAVKIFTKDARNIKHFDLELQLGVRPNTAFSSQFLTYQGSGTDFLGFDNGLRKLPSAVPGYGDFTKATLVQKSYVDNFSPYLQYGHKLMLPMMQLTANYYDSFKLGSKRVSMLSSLSYKSEGQQYAVNRANSFYGGDLDRTHVVTQENQSTEMAQLNLLQNFTYVIKDSSTLMFKNYFLQQGQSGTVVRTSKNDQYLVNEQSNDLAYLTGLTWRDRSPGFDLQERNIILSYTQRSLYSGNFSGDHYLEKGKQRLEWNLGYTYSIQKIPDQRVIRFQRNRQDGARVILPGPENLNWTAAYRYVPGPDDIENKDNSLDRGMLSRSWSQNTENVYNGSVDYTYKLQPWITLKAGTYQQWKSRKLFRRVYTLNEGDLNSAGYPENPVIGGNGNFMDFSKVFFQEQDLGKVWSTDYLRDDGSALKIFDRTSGSDAYIATEQLNAGYAAISLLPFHQKLDIYGGLRVEHNRQKVAGAIPPERVGDVNKPVLVDNKRTNYLPSLNIGYRPTQQMVLRLAYGQTVNRPEFRELSPYSELDYLNNQTIKGNNLLKPAEVKNYDMRIEWYPKDNVNAEVLSVGAFHKKLKSPIERMIYRSLYFGGPATVSFGNADQATVKGIELEVRKNLGFMSSSFFSNLSVSANITWIKSEVKKNIDTTINKNINPGLNPYYTRQLQGQSPYIFNAGLYYDNAGSGTKVALNWNLTGPSIYAAANGSAFNVDLQGTVPIINQGEQGSLIELKRQLLDFALTQRLLKSLQFKLSVQNILNQPIRIAEDENFTYKYEKAVYQGKDNVDISGDMISNQYKTDRHIICSFMYSF
- a CDS encoding FecR domain-containing protein, with translation MRIERPSRKALITYFEGSSSHEEEKLILHYLSLDIDAEYIASCMKEAWSNLDGESMILSESQQIRAWNNFQLHQKELVQFSDERKHNWFVYAACIVFLILSTMGIFWHQQFSEKEATSIVYHAGFGKQQKVHLKDSSTVLLFPGSSLKVTADFNQAERKVSLSGRAYFKVTHNSQKPFEVQAERLTTKVLGTSFEVNTDRLDHQQTITLHTGKVNIRDNKCTLANLHPNQQLIYDQKKHLFRIINVDASQTLSWINGELSYDLVPLQQICLDLEKWYNVKIEIKDRQLANKKISTSFKNTPIQEVLHIISLATGMSYTIKGNLIKIY